One genomic region from Candidatus Caldarchaeum subterraneum encodes:
- a CDS encoding NAD-dependent epimerase/dehydratase, whose translation MTVLVTGATGFIGAWVVRNLHQKGVKFILSDIRFDTSRLKYLIDNPESLPFTTLDLRNASDLDKVLRKHDVERIIHLAALQIPQCRADPVNGGLVNVVGFLKIFEAAKKYGGVKNIVYASSFAVYGPQELYGEKPLNEDAPLKPTTHYGAFKVCNELSAYAYWVENGIPSVGLRPHTVYGFGRDVGVTSDVTTALKAAILKKPFKIRFGGKVSMQYAADVAESFVAAAFANPSGAKVYNLGGPVVSVSEVVDTICKIVPDACDLISYADSPLPVAYAVDDTAFRRDIKDMHYTSVKDGLMETYQIYQRVKAAGELALPQQ comes from the coding sequence ATGACTGTATTAGTCACAGGAGCCACAGGGTTCATAGGGGCTTGGGTGGTCCGCAACCTGCACCAGAAAGGCGTCAAATTCATCCTATCAGACATCCGCTTCGACACCTCGCGGCTCAAATACCTGATAGACAACCCCGAATCTCTACCCTTCACAACACTCGATTTACGCAACGCATCAGACCTCGACAAAGTGTTGAGGAAGCACGATGTCGAGAGGATAATTCACTTGGCCGCTTTACAGATTCCACAGTGTAGAGCTGACCCTGTCAACGGCGGGTTGGTGAACGTGGTTGGTTTCCTGAAAATTTTCGAGGCGGCGAAAAAATATGGTGGTGTAAAAAACATCGTGTACGCGAGCTCGTTTGCTGTTTATGGGCCTCAGGAGCTTTATGGTGAAAAACCGTTGAACGAGGATGCCCCGCTAAAGCCTACAACTCATTACGGCGCCTTTAAGGTTTGTAACGAGTTGTCGGCGTACGCTTACTGGGTTGAGAACGGTATACCGAGCGTGGGGCTGAGACCGCACACCGTCTACGGCTTCGGAAGAGATGTTGGTGTAACCTCCGACGTGACGACAGCGCTTAAAGCAGCCATTCTAAAGAAACCCTTCAAGATAAGGTTCGGTGGAAAAGTCTCCATGCAATACGCGGCCGATGTTGCCGAGTCCTTCGTCGCAGCAGCATTCGCCAACCCCTCCGGAGCAAAAGTCTACAACCTAGGCGGCCCCGTCGTCTCCGTCTCCGAGGTCGTCGACACCATCTGCAAAATAGTTCCCGACGCATGTGACCTTATTTCATACGCCGACAGCCCGCTGCCTGTGGCTTACGCTGTCGATGACACGGCCTTTAGAAGAGACATCAAAGACATGCACTATACATCGGTCAAGGACGGGCTCATGGAAACCTATCAAATCTATCAACGCGTCAAAGCCGCAGGAGAACTTGCTCTTCCACAGCAGTGA
- a CDS encoding 2,4-dihydroxyhept-2-ene-1,7-dioic acid aldolase, whose protein sequence is MKEKLRMGKQCVGLFATIPSPAIVELAAVAGFDFVIIDLEHGVIDYETMENMVRAADVHGLTAVVRVPESFEDAVLKALEAGAHGVEIPHIGSAAEAEKAVKAVKYAPEGMRGVSPYTRAAWYSSVSPREHFATSNRETMVVLQIEGVEGVENMEAIASVKGVDVLFVGPYDLSQALGVPGDVDNEKVLAALKKLVQICMQKDVSAGSFAPTIEKARQLISQGVKYVAYSVDTGIIYKSFKQAVDEIAGKS, encoded by the coding sequence TTGAAGGAGAAGCTGCGGATGGGGAAACAGTGTGTGGGCTTGTTCGCCACTATTCCGAGCCCGGCAATAGTTGAGCTAGCGGCTGTCGCGGGTTTTGATTTCGTGATAATCGACCTCGAACATGGTGTGATTGATTATGAAACTATGGAGAACATGGTCCGGGCCGCCGATGTCCATGGCTTAACGGCTGTGGTGCGTGTGCCTGAGTCTTTCGAGGACGCTGTGTTAAAGGCTCTCGAAGCAGGGGCCCATGGTGTAGAGATTCCTCACATAGGGTCTGCTGCTGAGGCGGAGAAAGCTGTCAAGGCTGTCAAATATGCGCCTGAGGGGATGCGAGGCGTCTCCCCCTATACACGCGCCGCATGGTACAGCAGTGTATCTCCGCGTGAGCATTTCGCAACGTCAAACAGGGAGACGATGGTGGTTTTGCAGATAGAGGGGGTGGAGGGTGTTGAGAACATGGAGGCGATAGCTTCGGTTAAGGGTGTGGATGTCTTGTTTGTGGGGCCCTACGACCTCTCGCAGGCCCTTGGTGTCCCAGGAGACGTGGATAATGAGAAGGTTTTGGCGGCTTTGAAGAAGCTTGTGCAGATATGTATGCAGAAGGATGTTTCCGCTGGCTCTTTCGCGCCGACTATTGAGAAGGCTCGACAACTAATATCCCAAGGTGTAAAGTATGTGGCCTACTCCGTGGATACAGGCATCATTTACAAAAGCTTCAAACAGGCTGTCGACGAGATCGCAGGCAAGTCATAG
- a CDS encoding translation initiation inhibitor, whose product MHTIMPKKVVFTNKAPRPMGQYSQAVKAGGFLFISGQVAINPETGKIEEKDVRGQTRRILQNVKAIVESQGGSLSDVVKVTVYLSRPEDFQDMNEVYSEFFTQDPPARATVAATIPGEGALLEIDVIAYLGDR is encoded by the coding sequence ATGCATACAATCATGCCTAAAAAAGTTGTGTTTACTAACAAGGCTCCGCGTCCGATGGGACAGTACTCACAAGCTGTTAAGGCAGGTGGCTTCCTCTTCATATCAGGCCAGGTAGCCATCAACCCTGAGACAGGAAAAATAGAGGAGAAAGATGTTAGGGGGCAGACGCGTAGAATTCTTCAAAACGTCAAGGCCATAGTCGAATCTCAGGGTGGAAGCCTCAGCGATGTTGTGAAGGTGACGGTCTATCTCTCAAGACCTGAGGATTTCCAGGACATGAATGAGGTTTACAGCGAGTTTTTCACACAGGATCCTCCCGCTCGAGCCACGGTAGCCGCCACCATACCTGGCGAAGGCGCACTCCTCGAAATAGATGTTATCGCGTATCTCGGCGACAGATAA